In Mercurialis annua linkage group LG6, ddMerAnnu1.2, whole genome shotgun sequence, the following are encoded in one genomic region:
- the LOC126687648 gene encoding uncharacterized protein LOC126687648 produces the protein MEQDCIRYAKGCEACQKCGPIQYVPAEELHSIIKPWPFRRWAVDLIGKIYPGSSDGHTFVIIATFYFTKWVEAKPLKSPTQEAFFKFFKEYVVHRHGLPDSITTDHGTMFTGSDMLEWASQMKIKMLHSTPYYAQANRQAEATNKAIKLIVQKMIEENPRQ, from the coding sequence ATGGAACAGGATTGCATCAGATATGCAAAGGGATGTGAAGCCTGTCAGAAATGTGGACCGATACAGTACGTCCCAGCCGAGGAACTCCATTCCATCATCAAGCCATGGCCGTTTAGAAGATGGGCAGTCGACCTCATAGGGAAAATATATCCTGGTTCGTCAGATGGCCATACGTTCGTCATCATCGCCACTTTCTATTTCACTAAGTGGGTCGAAGCAAAGCCTTTGAAATCACCTACACAAGAAGCTTTTTTCAAGTTTTTCAAGGAATACGTCGTTCATCGGCATGGTTTGCCTGATTCAATTACTACTGATCATGGGACGATGTTCACAGGAAGCGATATGTTGGAATGGGCTTCTCAGATGAAGATCAAGATGCTACACTCAACCCCATACTATGCACAAGCCAACAGACAAGCCGAAGCGACTAACAAAGCTATCAAGCTTATCGTTCAGAAAATGATCGAGGAAAACCCGAGACAATGA